In Nasonia vitripennis strain AsymCx chromosome 2, Nvit_psr_1.1, whole genome shotgun sequence, a genomic segment contains:
- the LOC100680400 gene encoding nuclear receptor coactivator 3 isoform X9: MHRSCCIDNYKYRVYLVQKSGFRLLVYCSTRPGPCDLRDPLWVKMNAITGITTKKRKKSDAKPQSQINKCLNEKRRRTQENLFIDELAELISATDMSSGKTDKCQILQRTVEQIRHINTHTGSNSHAVQQGEVSSSNPSILSNDQVGPILLEALDGFLFIVNTEGRVEYVTDNITEYINYTKNDVLGKDIYNIIHHGDHNNFMPNILPMSVAGWSSEPQTQTRNRTFECRFLVKPPDDKEETMEEKQQRVSKYETMQICSALLPSNGASSGSERLEPGGGSSAASNVVGGNDVSSEFSDIGPCVMCVARRISFDEKRIGQFTLKLDTFGKIMAVDTNWLSPSYSQYLSNKNLINTKIQDLCHPSDLSKLTAHLKDAIEVGESMSPIYRLHISSEKFLNVQTKSKLFKASVANKRETDFIMATNSIFSPLQESQSASLGGASTPSSVQPPQLQHNQPSPMDHRSNGPSQLEPAEQQQQQQQSQPQQQVSTESGRLRNLLTKGSSASDDSCQENASTQPGGGQAGPEADKPSQTNRILKILLNQQDEDDYHSSEHAGPKAMRNSPGQQVQPKHSPHEHKPNVGPSNNMLLQLLNEKNDDDDEETRAGMKKRNELLTQLLKEPEDEKKVLDQKNRDDDPLLRSLGFRNNSPSSSQSDHSSGSVGLTTGQKRPVEDGEMNVAVKRAMDGSQVTSTASSSSSGSSNNPSKLWEKNRMLASLLAKQPTQPATIPPIPASVISATPQDKLPRVLDRSKQQQQQHQQQHQQQQQQQQHQQQQQQPWTSMQSVGSNSTTTTATSARTPMQNQSRQLPRQPTNTYLTHLQQVTKMEQMDSDFMGNRDYRQQGTDPSAWDIQSALDPDLSDILDQVIDIAPEGIADSLLDAVQAQRNERLAINAIQESLMQIETAVNPTSSNITMPGTPPAYSTALANTPVTSSHNYQPPPMYQQPQQQQQARMRLNTQQAGNRQAAAQFSPQQQQQQQLQRKLMQQQQQQMKQRLLQQQQQQQVLISTATATDQITAGIHTLDNLLNNLNNTVAPNVSLQRSSVPDSQVSPSYGGSVQMPQGQHRLTHSYSHPSTLPQHPAVNNSFNSGQQVSAAARLSPHSPAGIMSFSHPQPLSPRVTQQGNYASSPRMFNVNQVRQQQQPGQQPGLQQQQRSMSSPGTPVSARQSPFPAEAFPPPASPTASQFPPVPNSNVTNPSAQYRLQRTTSTPSATTQLPGGVGSPCHYGGVGKEQPLLSPSHPLSGCPATPTHNQHNANNTQHFSNHQHPSMLYHNAAGVQSSQYCYDRTPVNLYQSGPGDAQDIRPPPSSNPASHQIGGNTSSTGGINSEYVRKELRTVVDARMQQQQQQRVPNNLQNNLTAQVSQEDLESLGLTYDMASTGDALVSDGSAKSWAIGSTGTAPSSSRTTMEEVARGDPKSSLLQKLLSE, from the exons ATGCATAGAAGCTGTTGTATCGACAATTACAAGTACCGGGTCTATCTCGTTCAGAAATCTGGATTCAGGCTGTTGGTCTACTGCAGCACAAG GCCTGGCCCGTGTGACCTGCGGGACCCTCTGTGGGTCAAAATGAACGCAATCACTGGCATCACCAccaagaagagaaagaaatcaGATGCCAAACCACAATCGCAAAT TAACAAGTGCCTTAACGAGAAACGACGACGGACTCAGGAAAACCTCTTCATCGATGAGCTTGCCGAGCTGATCTCCGCCACGGACATGAGCTCTGGCAAGACTGACAAATGTCAGATTCTCCAGAGAACCGTCGAACAG ATCAGGCACATCAATACACATACGGGCTCCAATAGTCATGCTGTGCAGCAAGGAGAAGTATCCTCCTCGAATCCTAGCATACTCTCCAACGATCAAGTCGGCCCTATTTTGCTCGAG GCGTTAGATGGCTTTCTGTTCATTGTAAACACTGAGGGGCGCGTGGAATACGTAACGGATAACATAACCGAGTATATAAATTACACGAAGAATGATGTGCTCGGGAaggatatttataatattattcatcACGGAGATCACAACAACTTCATGCCTAACATTTTGCCGATGTCAGTAG CAGGCTGGTCGAGCGAGCCTCAGACCCAGACGCGGAACCGTACCTTCGAATGTCGCTTTCTGGTGAAGCCTCCCGATGACAAAGAAGAGACTATGGAAGAGAAGCAGCAACGCGTATCAAAGTATGAGACGATGCAAATCTGCTCAGCTCTTCTTCCGAGCAACGGcgccagcagcggcagcgagagACTCGAGCCAGGCGGCGGAAGCAGCGCCGCGAGTAACGTCGTCGGTGGCAACGACGTCTCGTCCGAGTTCTCGGACATTGGGCCCTGCGTCATGTGCGTTGCGCGGCGAATTTCTTTCGACGAGAAGCGCATCGGCCAGTTTACCCTCAAATTGGACACGTTCGGCAAGATCATGGCCGTCGACACCAACTGGCTGTCGCCCTCTTACTCACAGTACCTAAGCAACAAG AACCTGATCAACACGAAGATACAGGACTTGTGCCACCCGAGTGATCTCAGTAAGCTAACAGCACATTTGAAGGATGCGATTGAAGTCGGCGAAAGTATGAGCCCGATATATCGGCTGCACATCTCTTCGGAAAAGTTCCTTAACGTTCAAACAAAGTCAAAGCTCTTCAAAGCAAGTGTGGCGAACAAGCGCGAGACGGACTTTATTATGGCCACAAACTCTATATTTAG TCCGCTGCAGGAGTCGCAAAGCGCCAGCCTAGGCGGCGCGAGCACGCCCTCCTCGGTCCAGCCGCCCCAGCTGCAGCACAACCAGCCCAGTCCCATGGATCATCGCTCCAACGGACCCTCGCAGCTCGAGCCCgctgagcagcagcagcagcagcagcaatctcagccgcagcagcaggtCTCGACCGAGTCGGGCAGACTGCGGAATCTGCTGACCAAGGGCAGCAGCGCTAGCGACGACAGCTGCCAGGAGAACGCCTCGACGCAGCCTGGAGGCGGACAGGCCGGACCGGAGGCCGACAAGCCCAGCCAGACCAACAGGATACTGAAGATACTGTTGAACCAGCAGGACGAGGACGACTACCACTCGTCGGAGCACGCCGGACCCAAGGCCATGCGCAACAGTCCAGGGCAGCAGGTGCAACCCAAGCACTCTCCGCACGAGCACAAACCCAACGTCGGCCCCAGCAACAATATGCTCCTACAG TTGCTGAACGAGaagaacgacgacgacgacgaggagactCGCGCGGGCATGAAGAAGAGGAACGAGCTTCTCACGCAGCTTCTCAAGGAGCCTGAAGACGAAAAGAAGGTTCTGGACCAG AAGAACCGCGACGACGATCCTTTACTGCGGAGTCTGGGATTCCGCAACAATTCGCCGTCGTCGTCACAGTCGGATCACAGCAGCGGTAGCGTAGGTTTGACCACGGGCCAGAAAAGGCCAGTCGAGGACGGCGAGATGAACGTGGCGGTAAAGCGAGCGATGGACGGCTCACAGGTCACCTCCACGgcgagcagcagtagcagtggCTCGAGTAACAATCCGAGCAAGCTCTGGGAGAAGAATCGTATGCTGGCGTCTCTGCTAGCGAAGCAGCCTACCCAGCCCGCAACTATACCTCCCATACCCGCCTCTGTGATATCGGCTACTCCCCAAGACAAGTTGCCACGAGTCTTGGACCGGAgcaagcaacagcagcaacagcaccAACAGCAgcaccaacagcagcagcaacagcaacagcatcaacaacaacagcagcagccctgGACAAGTATGCAGTCCGTGGGCAGCAATTCGACAACGACAACCGCCACCTCCGCGCGGACGCCCATGCAAAACCAATCTAGACAACTACCTCGTCAGCCAACCAATACCTACCTCACTCACTta CAACAAGTTACAAAAATGGAACAGATGGATTCGGATTTTATGGGAAACAGAGATTACAGACAACAAGGTACAGATCCTTCCGCGTGGGACATACAGTCTGCTTTGGATCCAGATCTCTCAGATATCTTAGATCAAGTCATAGATATAGCTCCAGAAGGTATTGCAG ATAGCCTATTAGATGCCGTACAAGCACAGCGGAACGAAAGGCTGGCGATAAATGCCATACAGGAGTCATTGATGCAGATCGAGACTGCCGTCAATCCTACGTCTTCCAACATTACGATGCCAGGAACTCCTCCAGCATACTCGACAGCG tTGGCGAATACGCCTGTAACGTCAAGTCATAACTACCAGCCACCACCGATGTATcaacagccgcagcagcaacaacaggcTCGAATGCGATTGAATACTCAACAAGCTGGAAACAGACAAGCCGCAGCACAGTTCTCGccacaacaacagcaacagcagcagttaCAGCGTAAATTaatgcaacaacagcagcagcagatgaAGCAAAGGTTGttgcagcaacagcaacaacagcaagtGCTAATATCTACAGCGACAGCCACGGACCAAATAACGGCTGGCATCCATACTCTTGATAATCTTCTAAATAATCTAAATAATACTGTAGCCCCAAATGTTTCACTACAG CGATCAAGCGTGCCAGATTCACAAGTGTCCCCGAGTTATGGAGGATCCGTCCAGATGCCTCAAGGGCAGCATCGCCTTACTCACTCTTATTCTCACCCCTCCACATTACCTCAACA cCCTGCTGTTAACAACAGTTTTAACAGTGGTCAGCAAGTCTCTGCTGCAGCAAGACTTTCACCACACTCCCCAGCTGGCATTATGTCATTTTCGCACCCACAACCACTGTCTCCTCGGGTGACGCAACAG GGAAACTATGCCAGTAGTCCGCGCATGTTTAACGTGAATCAGgtgcggcagcagcagcaacccgGACAACAGCCAggcctgcagcagcagcagagatcGATGTCGTCGCCGGGTACACCCGTCTCGGCGCGACAATCTCCCTTTCCAGCAGAAGCCTTCCCGCCGCCAGCGTCTCCTACGGCCAGTCAGTTTCCACCAGTTCCAAACTCTAACGTTACGAATCCGTCAGCGCAGTACAGACTGCAACGCACCACCTCTACACCGTCTGCCACTACGCAATTACCag GTGGGGTTGGTTCGCCCTGTCATTATGGCGGTGTGGGCAAGGAGCAACCTCTATTGTCGCCTAGTCATCCCCTCTCGGGTTGCCCTGCAACACCGACTCATAATCAACATAATGCCAACAATACCCAACACTTTTCAAACCATCAACACCCATCTATGTTATACCACAACGCCGCCGGCGTACAGAGTAGTCAGTACTGTTACGATCGGACGCCCGTTAATCTCTATCAGTCGGGGCCCGGGGATGCGCAAGACATTAGGCCTCCGCCTTCCAGTAATCCTGCTAGTCACCAAATAGGTG GTAATACAAGTAGTACAGGTGGTATTAACTCCGAGTACGTGCGAAAAGAGTTGAGGACGGTCGTCGACGCGAGaatgcaacaacagcagcagcagagggtACCCAATAACCTCCAAAACAACCTGACCGCTCAGGTGTCACAGGAAGACTTGGAATCTCTCGGCTTGACTTACGACATGGCGTCAACAG GTGATGCGTTGGTTAGCGATGGCTCTGCCAAGAGTTGGGCTATTGGTAGCACCGGAACCGCCCCCTCGTCCTCCAGG ACTACTATGGAAGAGGTGGCCCGAGGTGATCCAAAGTCGTCGTTGCTGCAGAAGCTGCTGTCAGAGTGA
- the LOC100680400 gene encoding nuclear receptor coactivator 2 isoform X7, which produces MHRSCCIDNYKYRVYLVQKSGFRLLVYCSTRPGPCDLRDPLWVKMNAITGITTKKRKKSDAKPQSQINKCLNEKRRRTQENLFIDELAELISATDMSSGKTDKCQILQRTVEQIRHINTHTGSNSHAVQQGEVSSSNPSILSNDQVGPILLEALDGFLFIVNTEGRVEYVTDNITEYINYTKNDVLGKDIYNIIHHGDHNNFMPNILPMSVAGWSSEPQTQTRNRTFECRFLVKPPDDKEETMEEKQQRVSKYETMQICSALLPSNGASSGSERLEPGGGSSAASNVVGGNDVSSEFSDIGPCVMCVARRISFDEKRIGQFTLKLDTFGKIMAVDTNWLSPSYSQYLSNKNLINTKIQDLCHPSDLSKLTAHLKDAIEVGESMSPIYRLHISSEKFLNVQTKSKLFKASVANKRETDFIMATNSIFRDSDLNLEGGQLSNNSKLCSGHSSTRSANNSSNSNGNNNNNVGGPLMSVAGSQLNGQLSSSSPSAGSRSSLTSTNAGTGYPGSSGSDSSSAVNAVSSVANAAYNHFNPSGMDLGFDLGFPHSSLELDSSTPYWACEPVRSESRTSQVSVQSQHQQQQHGPGSRPPSQPNATASSASPAAVVPAHCSSPLRAFSPNAANAFSNSFPFSPLQESQSASLGGASTPSSVQPPQLQHNQPSPMDHRSNGPSQLEPAEQQQQQQQSQPQQQVSTESGRLRNLLTKGSSASDDSCQENASTQPGGGQAGPEADKPSQTNRILKILLNQQDEDDYHSSEHAGPKAMRNSPGQQVQPKHSPHEHKPNVGPSNNMLLQLLNEKNDDDDEETRAGMKKRNELLTQLLKEPEDEKKVLDQKNRDDDPLLRSLGFRNNSPSSSQSDHSSGSVGLTTGQKRPVEDGEMNVAVKRAMDGSQVTSTASSSSSGSSNNPSKLWEKNRMLASLLAKQPTQPATIPPIPASVISATPQDKLPRVLDRSKQQQQQHQQQHQQQQQQQQHQQQQQQPWTSMQSVGSNSTTTTATSARTPMQNQSRQLPRQPTNTYLTHLQQVTKMEQMDSDFMGNRDYRQQGTDPSAWDIQSALDPDLSDILDQVIDIAPEGIADSLLDAVQAQRNERLAINAIQESLMQIETAVNPTSSNITMPGTPPAYSTALANTPVTSSHNYQPPPMYQQPQQQQQARMRLNTQQAGNRQAAAQFSPQQQQQQQLQRKLMQQQQQQMKQRLLQQQQQQQVLISTATATDQITAGIHTLDNLLNNLNNTVAPNVSLQRSSVPDSQVSPSYGGSVQMPQGQHRLTHSYSHPSTLPQHPAVNNSFNSGQQVSAAARLSPHSPAGIMSFSHPQPLSPRVTQQGNYASSPRMFNVNQVRQQQQPGQQPGLQQQQRSMSSPGTPVSARQSPFPAEAFPPPASPTASQFPPVPNSNVTNPSAQYRLQRTTSTPSATTQLPGNTSSTGGINSEYVRKELRTVVDARMQQQQQQRVPNNLQNNLTAQVSQEDLESLGLTYDMASTDYYGRGGPR; this is translated from the exons ATGCATAGAAGCTGTTGTATCGACAATTACAAGTACCGGGTCTATCTCGTTCAGAAATCTGGATTCAGGCTGTTGGTCTACTGCAGCACAAG GCCTGGCCCGTGTGACCTGCGGGACCCTCTGTGGGTCAAAATGAACGCAATCACTGGCATCACCAccaagaagagaaagaaatcaGATGCCAAACCACAATCGCAAAT TAACAAGTGCCTTAACGAGAAACGACGACGGACTCAGGAAAACCTCTTCATCGATGAGCTTGCCGAGCTGATCTCCGCCACGGACATGAGCTCTGGCAAGACTGACAAATGTCAGATTCTCCAGAGAACCGTCGAACAG ATCAGGCACATCAATACACATACGGGCTCCAATAGTCATGCTGTGCAGCAAGGAGAAGTATCCTCCTCGAATCCTAGCATACTCTCCAACGATCAAGTCGGCCCTATTTTGCTCGAG GCGTTAGATGGCTTTCTGTTCATTGTAAACACTGAGGGGCGCGTGGAATACGTAACGGATAACATAACCGAGTATATAAATTACACGAAGAATGATGTGCTCGGGAaggatatttataatattattcatcACGGAGATCACAACAACTTCATGCCTAACATTTTGCCGATGTCAGTAG CAGGCTGGTCGAGCGAGCCTCAGACCCAGACGCGGAACCGTACCTTCGAATGTCGCTTTCTGGTGAAGCCTCCCGATGACAAAGAAGAGACTATGGAAGAGAAGCAGCAACGCGTATCAAAGTATGAGACGATGCAAATCTGCTCAGCTCTTCTTCCGAGCAACGGcgccagcagcggcagcgagagACTCGAGCCAGGCGGCGGAAGCAGCGCCGCGAGTAACGTCGTCGGTGGCAACGACGTCTCGTCCGAGTTCTCGGACATTGGGCCCTGCGTCATGTGCGTTGCGCGGCGAATTTCTTTCGACGAGAAGCGCATCGGCCAGTTTACCCTCAAATTGGACACGTTCGGCAAGATCATGGCCGTCGACACCAACTGGCTGTCGCCCTCTTACTCACAGTACCTAAGCAACAAG AACCTGATCAACACGAAGATACAGGACTTGTGCCACCCGAGTGATCTCAGTAAGCTAACAGCACATTTGAAGGATGCGATTGAAGTCGGCGAAAGTATGAGCCCGATATATCGGCTGCACATCTCTTCGGAAAAGTTCCTTAACGTTCAAACAAAGTCAAAGCTCTTCAAAGCAAGTGTGGCGAACAAGCGCGAGACGGACTTTATTATGGCCACAAACTCTATATTTAG GGATAGTGACTTAAATCTCGAGGGTGGTCAGCTTTCCAACAACTCGAAACTCTGCTCAGGACACTCTAGTACGCGCAGTGCGAATAACAGTAGTAACAGTAACGgtaacaataacaataacgTGGGCGGTCCACTGATGTCGGTGGCCGGAAGCCAGCTGAACGGTCAGCTGAGCAGCTCCTCGCCGTCGGCCGGAAGCCGGAGCTCGTTGACGAGCACGAACGCCGGGACCGGCTACCCGGGCTCCAGCGGCTCGGACAGCTCGTCAGCTGTGAACGCCGTGTCCTCGGTCGCGAACGCCGCCTACAACCACTTCAACCCGTCCGGCATGGACCTCGGCTTCGACCTTGGCTTCCCGCACTCGAGCCTCGAGCTGGACAGCTCGACGCCGTACTGGGCCTGCGAACCAGTGCGCTCTGAGTCGCGGACGAGCCAGGTCAGCGTCCAGtcgcagcaccagcagcagcagcacggcCCGGGCTCGCGGCCGCCCTCCCAGCCGAACGCCACCGCGTCCTCGGCCTCGCCGGCCGCGGTCGTGCCCGCGCACTGCAGCAGCCCCCTGCGCGCCTTCAGCCCCAACGCCGCGAACGCCTTCAGTAATTCCTTCCCCTTCAGTCCGCTGCAGGAGTCGCAAAGCGCCAGCCTAGGCGGCGCGAGCACGCCCTCCTCGGTCCAGCCGCCCCAGCTGCAGCACAACCAGCCCAGTCCCATGGATCATCGCTCCAACGGACCCTCGCAGCTCGAGCCCgctgagcagcagcagcagcagcagcaatctcagccgcagcagcaggtCTCGACCGAGTCGGGCAGACTGCGGAATCTGCTGACCAAGGGCAGCAGCGCTAGCGACGACAGCTGCCAGGAGAACGCCTCGACGCAGCCTGGAGGCGGACAGGCCGGACCGGAGGCCGACAAGCCCAGCCAGACCAACAGGATACTGAAGATACTGTTGAACCAGCAGGACGAGGACGACTACCACTCGTCGGAGCACGCCGGACCCAAGGCCATGCGCAACAGTCCAGGGCAGCAGGTGCAACCCAAGCACTCTCCGCACGAGCACAAACCCAACGTCGGCCCCAGCAACAATATGCTCCTACAG TTGCTGAACGAGaagaacgacgacgacgacgaggagactCGCGCGGGCATGAAGAAGAGGAACGAGCTTCTCACGCAGCTTCTCAAGGAGCCTGAAGACGAAAAGAAGGTTCTGGACCAG AAGAACCGCGACGACGATCCTTTACTGCGGAGTCTGGGATTCCGCAACAATTCGCCGTCGTCGTCACAGTCGGATCACAGCAGCGGTAGCGTAGGTTTGACCACGGGCCAGAAAAGGCCAGTCGAGGACGGCGAGATGAACGTGGCGGTAAAGCGAGCGATGGACGGCTCACAGGTCACCTCCACGgcgagcagcagtagcagtggCTCGAGTAACAATCCGAGCAAGCTCTGGGAGAAGAATCGTATGCTGGCGTCTCTGCTAGCGAAGCAGCCTACCCAGCCCGCAACTATACCTCCCATACCCGCCTCTGTGATATCGGCTACTCCCCAAGACAAGTTGCCACGAGTCTTGGACCGGAgcaagcaacagcagcaacagcaccAACAGCAgcaccaacagcagcagcaacagcaacagcatcaacaacaacagcagcagccctgGACAAGTATGCAGTCCGTGGGCAGCAATTCGACAACGACAACCGCCACCTCCGCGCGGACGCCCATGCAAAACCAATCTAGACAACTACCTCGTCAGCCAACCAATACCTACCTCACTCACTta CAACAAGTTACAAAAATGGAACAGATGGATTCGGATTTTATGGGAAACAGAGATTACAGACAACAAGGTACAGATCCTTCCGCGTGGGACATACAGTCTGCTTTGGATCCAGATCTCTCAGATATCTTAGATCAAGTCATAGATATAGCTCCAGAAGGTATTGCAG ATAGCCTATTAGATGCCGTACAAGCACAGCGGAACGAAAGGCTGGCGATAAATGCCATACAGGAGTCATTGATGCAGATCGAGACTGCCGTCAATCCTACGTCTTCCAACATTACGATGCCAGGAACTCCTCCAGCATACTCGACAGCG tTGGCGAATACGCCTGTAACGTCAAGTCATAACTACCAGCCACCACCGATGTATcaacagccgcagcagcaacaacaggcTCGAATGCGATTGAATACTCAACAAGCTGGAAACAGACAAGCCGCAGCACAGTTCTCGccacaacaacagcaacagcagcagttaCAGCGTAAATTaatgcaacaacagcagcagcagatgaAGCAAAGGTTGttgcagcaacagcaacaacagcaagtGCTAATATCTACAGCGACAGCCACGGACCAAATAACGGCTGGCATCCATACTCTTGATAATCTTCTAAATAATCTAAATAATACTGTAGCCCCAAATGTTTCACTACAG CGATCAAGCGTGCCAGATTCACAAGTGTCCCCGAGTTATGGAGGATCCGTCCAGATGCCTCAAGGGCAGCATCGCCTTACTCACTCTTATTCTCACCCCTCCACATTACCTCAACA cCCTGCTGTTAACAACAGTTTTAACAGTGGTCAGCAAGTCTCTGCTGCAGCAAGACTTTCACCACACTCCCCAGCTGGCATTATGTCATTTTCGCACCCACAACCACTGTCTCCTCGGGTGACGCAACAG GGAAACTATGCCAGTAGTCCGCGCATGTTTAACGTGAATCAGgtgcggcagcagcagcaacccgGACAACAGCCAggcctgcagcagcagcagagatcGATGTCGTCGCCGGGTACACCCGTCTCGGCGCGACAATCTCCCTTTCCAGCAGAAGCCTTCCCGCCGCCAGCGTCTCCTACGGCCAGTCAGTTTCCACCAGTTCCAAACTCTAACGTTACGAATCCGTCAGCGCAGTACAGACTGCAACGCACCACCTCTACACCGTCTGCCACTACGCAATTACCag GTAATACAAGTAGTACAGGTGGTATTAACTCCGAGTACGTGCGAAAAGAGTTGAGGACGGTCGTCGACGCGAGaatgcaacaacagcagcagcagagggtACCCAATAACCTCCAAAACAACCTGACCGCTCAGGTGTCACAGGAAGACTTGGAATCTCTCGGCTTGACTTACGACATGGCGTCAACAG ACTACTATGGAAGAGGTGGCCCGAGGTGA